The proteins below are encoded in one region of Segatella copri:
- a CDS encoding DJ-1 family glyoxalase III, translating to MAKVYEFLANGFEEIEGLAPVDILRRGGVDIKTVSVTGTEWVETSHGVTIKADLKFEDIASFEDADMLMIPGGMPGSTNLNEHEGVRQALIAQHKAGKRIGAICAAPMVLASTGILEGKKATCYPGFEQYFGENTEYTATLFQEDGNVITGEGPAATLPYAYKILSYFVSKETVAALQDGMMYDHLMKSK from the coding sequence ATGGCTAAGGTATATGAATTTCTTGCCAATGGCTTCGAGGAAATCGAAGGATTGGCTCCGGTTGACATCCTCCGTAGAGGTGGTGTAGACATCAAGACTGTAAGTGTAACGGGTACTGAATGGGTAGAAACATCGCATGGTGTTACCATCAAGGCTGACCTGAAGTTTGAGGATATTGCCAGCTTTGAAGATGCTGACATGCTGATGATTCCGGGCGGAATGCCAGGCAGTACAAACCTGAACGAGCACGAAGGTGTACGCCAGGCGCTCATCGCCCAGCACAAGGCTGGTAAGCGAATCGGTGCCATCTGCGCAGCCCCAATGGTTCTGGCAAGCACAGGCATCCTCGAAGGAAAGAAGGCTACCTGTTATCCTGGCTTTGAGCAGTATTTCGGCGAGAACACCGAATATACCGCCACCCTCTTCCAGGAAGACGGCAACGTGATTACAGGCGAAGGTCCTGCAGCAACCCTCCCATACGCCTATAAGATATTGAGCTATTTCGTAAGCAAGGAAACCGTAGCTGCCCTGCAGGATGGCATGATGTATGATCATCTCATGAAAAGCAAGTAA
- a CDS encoding 2-C-methyl-D-erythritol 4-phosphate cytidylyltransferase yields the protein MDYVIIVAGGKGLRMGSEIPKQFLPVAGKPILMRTIERFHEYDPALNIILVLPESQQEYWHQLCEEQHFDIKHQIANGGDTRFQSSKNGLALISDDEDGVVGIHDGVRPFVSKEVIEECFETAREEYAAIPVYAVTDTLRYIDQHGGGKNVLRSDYRVVQTPQTFDIGLAKQAFNQEYKEQFTDDASVVESLGCQVAMVEGNRENIKITTPFDIKIAEALLG from the coding sequence GTGGATTACGTAATCATAGTAGCCGGAGGCAAGGGCCTCCGCATGGGAAGTGAGATTCCCAAACAGTTCTTGCCGGTAGCGGGCAAGCCTATCCTGATGCGCACCATAGAGCGTTTTCATGAATACGACCCTGCATTGAACATCATCCTGGTTCTGCCGGAGAGTCAACAGGAATACTGGCACCAGCTCTGCGAGGAGCAACATTTTGATATCAAACACCAGATAGCCAATGGTGGCGACACCCGTTTCCAGTCATCCAAAAACGGACTGGCACTCATTTCTGATGATGAAGATGGCGTAGTGGGTATTCACGACGGCGTGCGCCCATTCGTATCTAAGGAAGTGATTGAAGAATGTTTCGAGACGGCTCGCGAAGAATATGCAGCCATCCCTGTATATGCCGTAACCGACACCCTGCGCTATATCGACCAGCACGGAGGCGGAAAGAATGTGCTGCGCAGCGATTACCGCGTGGTGCAGACTCCCCAGACCTTCGACATCGGTCTGGCAAAGCAGGCTTTCAACCAGGAATACAAGGAACAGTTTACCGATGATGCTTCGGTGGTAGAAAGTCTTGGCTGTCAGGTTGCAATGGTAGAGGGTAACCGTGAGAACATCAAGATTACTACCCCATTCGACATCAAGATAGCTGAAGCGTTGCTGGGGTAA
- a CDS encoding RNA polymerase sigma factor yields the protein MKTNYNNIREREKAAQTLLAAYRQGDQNAFMSLYDMYAEMLLNYGLCITSDKELVKDCVQDVFIKLISKSQDLQVTKVTSYLLISLRNRLLDEFRRKNYMTETAVEDIRISTTVEDVENSYILDESSLNNVRKVQILMDELTPRQRQVFTLYYIEQRKYEDICDIMQMNYHSVRNLVHRGMLKLRAAVAV from the coding sequence ATGAAAACAAACTACAATAACATCAGAGAAAGAGAGAAAGCAGCACAGACGTTGCTCGCTGCCTATCGCCAAGGCGACCAGAACGCTTTCATGTCTTTATATGATATGTACGCGGAAATGTTGCTCAATTATGGTCTGTGTATTACATCAGACAAAGAACTTGTAAAAGATTGTGTACAAGATGTGTTTATCAAACTCATCTCTAAAAGCCAGGATTTACAAGTTACAAAGGTAACCTCTTACCTGCTCATTTCTCTCCGCAACAGATTGCTGGATGAGTTTCGCCGCAAGAACTATATGACGGAGACTGCGGTGGAGGATATCCGTATCTCTACAACTGTAGAAGATGTGGAAAACTCTTATATCCTTGATGAAAGTTCGCTCAATAATGTTCGTAAGGTACAGATCCTGATGGATGAGCTGACACCACGCCAGCGCCAGGTGTTCACCTTATATTATATAGAGCAGCGCAAATATGAGGACATCTGCGACATCATGCAGATGAACTATCATAGTGTACGCAACCTGGTACATCGTGGCATGTTGAAGTTACGTGCAGCCGTAGCAGTATAA
- a CDS encoding DUF6298 domain-containing protein, translating into MKRLFSIWIFTLVGVVQIFAQPFAFDFSYVGYQQSEKEIPDADVVVFVKWKEGDQSARIQKAIDFVSARKMDKKTGLRGAVLLGKGVFELSQPLRIQTSGVVLRGTDRNQTVLYKKGVDRGAVVYLESEKQMQMLGEPMKLSAPWKLGERKVTLPAGCKMGDEILIVRPSTKEWIQKMGCADFGAGKDLGYWGWHPGEIDVRWTRSVVSDGKGGLQLDAPLSMSLGQDDAECFVQRIAGNDWRLKNVGVENLTIDSEYDATNPKDENHAWEGVYINKVKDGWVRMVNFRHLAGSAVVTQRDASRITVEDCISQAPVSEIGGYRRRTFLCMGEQCLFQRCYSEQGMHDFVAGLCAAGPNAFVQCDGYESLGYSGAVGPWCTGLLFDNVNIDGNDIKFCNLGLEGYGIGWNTANSLAYQCTAAGIFADSIPDGSNNHVFACWAQFNGSGDFQQCNNHAKPWSHFASLLEKRLGRDVSAQCRVLERERNNVSNNPTYDVAQKMVEEARKPRITMQMWIADSARFMASVSPVRAMDVDKIKERSKKKADLAHAGKPVFAIKEGKIMVADTLLKGARMNTPWWNGRVRYSAFPKIADAVTRFVPGMEGQGTTTRVDSVVVHLRNKHVVLFNQNYGLWYDRRRDDHERVRRRDGDVWAPFYEQPFARSGQGTAWDGLSKYDLTKLNPWYISRIKELAEKGAKNGLLVINQQYFQHNILEAGAHWVDCPWRPVNNINGTVFPEPVPFAGDKRVWMAEYFYNIDNPVMRQLHKQYIMKMLDAFADEPNVIQSIGEEYTGPYHFTKFWLQTVAEWEAKTGKHVWVALSCNKDVQDAILQDPELRKVVDIIHIEQWYYTQKGLYAPEGGKNLAPRQYQRRLRPGKVTYDDVFKSVSEYRQAYPEKAVIYSGASAPENGKAVMDAGGSCPNVK; encoded by the coding sequence ATGAAAAGATTATTTTCTATATGGATATTTACGTTAGTAGGGGTTGTGCAAATCTTTGCGCAACCCTTCGCGTTTGATTTTAGCTACGTGGGCTACCAGCAGAGCGAAAAGGAGATTCCGGATGCGGACGTTGTGGTCTTCGTAAAATGGAAAGAAGGCGACCAGAGCGCTCGCATACAGAAAGCCATCGACTTTGTTTCTGCCCGCAAAATGGATAAGAAGACGGGACTACGAGGGGCTGTCTTGCTCGGTAAGGGTGTATTCGAACTCTCACAGCCGCTTCGCATCCAGACTTCGGGCGTGGTGCTGAGAGGTACTGACCGCAATCAGACGGTGCTATATAAAAAAGGTGTAGACCGTGGGGCGGTGGTGTATCTGGAAAGCGAAAAGCAGATGCAGATGCTGGGCGAACCAATGAAACTGTCTGCTCCCTGGAAGTTGGGAGAGCGGAAGGTGACACTGCCTGCCGGCTGCAAGATGGGCGATGAGATCCTGATTGTCCGACCTTCTACCAAGGAATGGATTCAGAAGATGGGCTGTGCTGACTTTGGTGCAGGCAAGGATCTGGGCTATTGGGGCTGGCATCCGGGAGAAATCGATGTGCGCTGGACCCGTAGTGTGGTTTCTGATGGAAAGGGAGGATTGCAGTTGGATGCTCCTTTATCCATGTCGCTCGGTCAGGATGATGCGGAATGCTTCGTTCAGCGCATCGCCGGTAATGACTGGCGCTTGAAGAATGTGGGTGTAGAAAATCTCACGATAGATTCTGAATATGATGCTACCAATCCGAAGGATGAAAACCATGCCTGGGAGGGTGTATATATTAATAAGGTGAAAGATGGTTGGGTGAGAATGGTGAATTTCCGCCATCTGGCTGGTTCGGCTGTAGTAACCCAGCGTGATGCTTCCCGTATCACGGTAGAGGATTGCATTTCTCAGGCTCCTGTCTCTGAAATCGGTGGCTATCGTCGTCGCACCTTTCTCTGTATGGGCGAACAATGTCTGTTCCAGCGTTGCTATTCTGAACAGGGCATGCACGATTTTGTGGCTGGTCTCTGTGCAGCGGGTCCTAATGCCTTCGTACAATGTGATGGTTATGAATCGCTGGGTTATAGTGGTGCAGTGGGACCTTGGTGTACAGGATTGCTCTTCGATAATGTGAATATCGATGGCAATGACATCAAGTTCTGCAATCTCGGTCTCGAAGGTTACGGCATCGGATGGAATACAGCCAACAGCCTCGCTTACCAATGTACGGCTGCCGGAATCTTTGCCGACAGCATTCCTGATGGCAGCAACAACCATGTGTTTGCCTGTTGGGCGCAGTTTAACGGTTCTGGCGATTTCCAGCAATGTAACAATCATGCCAAACCATGGAGCCACTTTGCATCTCTTCTGGAGAAACGCCTGGGTAGGGATGTCTCTGCTCAATGTCGTGTGCTGGAGAGAGAACGCAACAATGTGAGCAATAATCCTACCTATGATGTGGCACAGAAGATGGTGGAAGAGGCGCGCAAACCTCGCATCACCATGCAGATGTGGATAGCAGACAGCGCCCGGTTCATGGCTTCTGTTTCTCCTGTTAGGGCTATGGATGTGGATAAAATCAAGGAACGTTCTAAGAAAAAGGCGGATCTTGCCCATGCCGGGAAGCCTGTCTTCGCGATAAAGGAGGGTAAAATCATGGTGGCTGATACGCTGTTGAAGGGTGCAAGAATGAATACCCCTTGGTGGAACGGACGTGTTCGTTACTCGGCTTTCCCTAAGATTGCCGATGCCGTGACCCGTTTTGTGCCGGGAATGGAGGGACAGGGCACTACCACCCGTGTGGATAGTGTGGTGGTTCATCTTCGTAATAAGCATGTGGTGCTCTTTAATCAGAACTACGGCTTGTGGTATGACCGCCGTCGTGACGACCACGAACGTGTGCGCCGCCGTGATGGAGATGTCTGGGCTCCGTTCTATGAACAGCCTTTTGCCAGAAGCGGACAGGGCACGGCTTGGGACGGACTGAGTAAGTATGACCTTACAAAGTTGAACCCGTGGTACATCAGCCGCATTAAGGAATTGGCAGAAAAGGGAGCCAAAAATGGTTTGCTGGTTATCAACCAGCAGTATTTCCAGCATAATATCCTGGAGGCAGGTGCCCATTGGGTAGATTGTCCATGGCGCCCAGTCAACAATATCAATGGTACGGTGTTCCCTGAACCTGTTCCTTTTGCTGGTGATAAGCGTGTATGGATGGCTGAATACTTCTATAATATAGATAATCCGGTGATGCGCCAGCTGCATAAGCAGTATATCATGAAGATGCTGGATGCCTTTGCTGATGAGCCGAACGTGATTCAGTCGATTGGCGAGGAATATACGGGACCTTATCATTTTACGAAGTTCTGGTTGCAGACCGTTGCCGAATGGGAGGCTAAGACGGGCAAGCATGTCTGGGTGGCTTTGTCGTGCAACAAGGATGTGCAAGATGCCATCCTCCAGGATCCGGAGTTGAGAAAGGTGGTTGACATCATTCATATTGAACAGTGGTATTATACCCAGAAGGGACTTTATGCTCCTGAAGGAGGCAAGAATCTGGCACCTCGCCAGTATCAGCGTCGCCTTCGTCCGGGCAAGGTTACCTATGATGATGTCTTCAAGAGTGTGAGCGAGTATCGTCAGGCTTATCCTGAGAAGGCTGTCATTTACAGTGGGGCTTCGGCACCCGAGAATGGCAAGGCAGTGATGGATGCCGGCGGCTCCTGTCCGAATGTGAAGTAA
- a CDS encoding DUF3826 domain-containing protein: MEKLLRNKLLGAACLLLLPLGAGAQVQLDSVGRDAKYVNNIIARSQKIVDALQLTDKSSKQNVLHIICNRYFLLNDIYEKFGKNKAERDAELYKHHFEFAANLENYLSEKQVEQVKDGMTFGVVPKTYQAHLEMIPSLKENEKLQILNWLKEAREFAIDAENSKAKHGWFGKYKGRINNWLTKRGYDLKAEREGWYKRIEAAKKK; this comes from the coding sequence ATGGAAAAACTTTTGAGAAATAAGTTGTTAGGCGCAGCCTGTCTGCTCTTGCTTCCTTTGGGAGCAGGAGCACAGGTACAGCTCGACAGCGTGGGGCGTGATGCCAAGTATGTGAACAACATCATCGCCCGTTCGCAGAAAATCGTGGATGCGCTGCAACTGACTGATAAAAGCAGCAAGCAGAATGTGCTCCACATCATCTGTAACCGTTATTTCCTGCTGAACGATATCTATGAGAAGTTCGGCAAGAATAAGGCTGAGCGTGATGCGGAACTCTATAAGCACCACTTTGAATTTGCTGCCAATCTGGAAAACTATCTCTCAGAGAAGCAGGTAGAGCAGGTGAAGGATGGTATGACCTTCGGTGTCGTTCCGAAAACCTATCAGGCTCATCTGGAGATGATTCCTTCTCTGAAAGAAAACGAGAAACTCCAAATTCTCAATTGGTTGAAAGAAGCTCGCGAGTTTGCCATTGATGCCGAAAATTCCAAGGCTAAACATGGCTGGTTCGGAAAATACAAAGGACGCATCAATAACTGGCTCACCAAACGGGGCTACGACCTGAAGGCGGAGCGCGAGGGGTGGTATAAGCGTATTGAAGCGGCAAAGAAAAAATAA
- a CDS encoding polysaccharide lyase, with the protein MQRSKKIFAAMALTILPAATFAQYPTITKEAQAKIDSMQAAWTAHSDSAWAVAFPIVKQEAMAGRPYVPWASRPYDLRQAKIPAFPGAEGGGMFTFGGRGGKVLTVTNLNDAGPGSFRWACEQGGARIIVFNVSGNIVLKTPIIVRAPYITIAGQTAPGEGVMISGESFQVDTHDVIVRHMRFRRGNTHVWYREDSFGGNPVGNIMIDHCSCEFGLDENISFYRHMFDLHDGKPKRKVPTVNVTIQNTISAKALDTWNHAFGSTIGGENSTFMRNLWADNTGRNPSIGWGGVFNFVNNIVYNWVHRTADGGEFSTMSNFINNYYKPGPLTPKGAISYRIVKSESRSNKLFPWAQYGRIYAEGNIVEGNEAVTKDNWNGGIQIADKDLPNGIPADVKALMRSNEPFAMPHMTIIPKDQTFDKVLENVGATIPSRDIVDQRIVEEVRTGQAYYVKKLPKKNPYGDFWGLADKSKAEDGSFKYRRLDKESYKLGIITDICQVGGFPKYKKVKPYVDTDGDGMPDEWEIANGLNPNDPSDANKDCTGDGYTNIEKYINGISTKEKVDWTDMKNNHDTLAEKGKLL; encoded by the coding sequence ATGCAAAGAAGTAAGAAGATTTTCGCTGCGATGGCATTGACTATCTTGCCAGCAGCAACTTTCGCTCAGTATCCTACTATTACAAAGGAGGCTCAGGCGAAGATTGATTCTATGCAAGCTGCATGGACTGCCCATTCTGATTCTGCTTGGGCTGTGGCTTTCCCTATTGTAAAACAAGAGGCAATGGCAGGACGTCCTTATGTGCCATGGGCTTCCCGTCCATACGATTTGCGCCAGGCTAAGATTCCTGCATTCCCAGGTGCTGAGGGTGGCGGTATGTTTACCTTCGGTGGCCGTGGCGGCAAGGTGCTGACTGTGACCAATCTCAATGATGCTGGTCCTGGTTCTTTCCGTTGGGCTTGCGAACAGGGTGGTGCCCGCATCATTGTCTTCAATGTATCGGGAAATATTGTATTGAAGACTCCAATCATTGTCCGTGCTCCTTATATCACCATCGCCGGACAGACAGCTCCTGGTGAGGGCGTGATGATTTCGGGTGAATCTTTCCAGGTTGATACCCATGATGTCATCGTTCGCCACATGCGTTTCCGCCGTGGTAATACCCATGTATGGTATCGTGAGGATTCTTTCGGTGGTAATCCGGTAGGTAACATCATGATTGACCACTGCTCTTGCGAGTTTGGTCTGGATGAGAATATCTCTTTCTACCGCCATATGTTCGATTTGCACGACGGTAAGCCAAAACGCAAGGTGCCAACGGTGAATGTAACCATCCAGAATACCATCTCTGCCAAGGCACTCGATACTTGGAACCATGCCTTTGGCAGTACAATCGGTGGAGAGAATTCTACCTTCATGCGTAACCTCTGGGCGGATAATACAGGCCGTAACCCTTCTATCGGATGGGGTGGTGTGTTCAACTTCGTGAACAACATCGTTTACAACTGGGTACATCGTACAGCAGATGGTGGTGAGTTCTCAACCATGAGCAACTTCATCAACAACTATTATAAGCCAGGACCTCTTACTCCGAAGGGTGCCATCAGCTACCGTATCGTGAAGAGCGAAAGCCGAAGCAACAAACTCTTCCCTTGGGCTCAGTATGGTCGTATTTATGCTGAAGGAAATATCGTAGAAGGCAACGAGGCTGTAACCAAGGATAACTGGAACGGCGGTATTCAGATTGCTGATAAGGATCTTCCAAATGGAATACCTGCAGATGTAAAGGCTCTGATGCGTTCTAACGAACCATTCGCCATGCCACACATGACCATTATTCCTAAGGACCAGACTTTTGATAAGGTACTTGAGAATGTGGGTGCAACCATTCCTTCCCGCGATATCGTGGACCAGCGCATCGTAGAAGAGGTTCGTACCGGTCAGGCTTACTATGTAAAGAAACTGCCTAAGAAGAATCCATATGGCGACTTCTGGGGATTGGCTGACAAGTCGAAGGCTGAAGATGGCAGTTTTAAGTACCGCCGTCTGGACAAGGAATCCTATAAGTTGGGTATCATCACAGACATCTGCCAGGTTGGTGGATTCCCTAAATATAAGAAGGTGAAGCCTTATGTAGATACAGATGGCGACGGTATGCCTGATGAGTGGGAGATTGCCAACGGCCTGAATCCTAACGACCCTAGCGATGCCAACAAGGATTGCACAGGTGACGGATATACCAATATCGAGAAGTATATCAATGGTATCAGCACCAAGGAAAAGGTGGATTGGACTGACATGAAGAACAACCACGATACTTTGGCTGAGAAGGGAAAACTCCTGTAA
- a CDS encoding T9SS type A sorting domain-containing protein, translating into MPDWWEEVKGVSDGNADENADGYTNNPQFECEAKGDAMSKMSHDTGANEGEYIFTANEDCGKALVDYTVKVSDDDNISTYTRTFHFYLTDGSATGIQNIQTSTAADSYEVYNAAGIKVRKGKNLDSLPSGVYIIKALKDGKVISSKKTCIQ; encoded by the coding sequence ATGCCAGACTGGTGGGAGGAAGTAAAAGGCGTAAGTGATGGAAATGCCGATGAAAACGCAGATGGCTACACCAACAATCCTCAGTTTGAATGCGAGGCTAAGGGTGATGCGATGAGCAAGATGAGTCATGATACGGGTGCCAACGAGGGTGAATATATCTTCACCGCCAACGAAGATTGTGGCAAGGCGCTCGTAGATTATACTGTCAAGGTAAGCGATGATGACAACATCAGCACCTATACCCGCACCTTCCATTTCTATCTGACAGACGGTTCTGCAACAGGCATTCAAAACATTCAGACCTCAACCGCAGCCGATAGCTACGAGGTATACAATGCTGCAGGTATCAAGGTGAGAAAAGGCAAGAATCTCGATTCTCTCCCATCAGGTGTTTATATCATCAAGGCATTGAAGGATGGCAAGGTAATCAGTTCGAAGAAAACTTGCATACAATAA
- a CDS encoding RagB/SusD family nutrient uptake outer membrane protein has translation MKTTIKLFSLGLVSALAFSSCSDSFLEEKKNYDNVNKDIYNYYEGCNGRLNDIYSWCLPTTNDLTWKYPSMGNADEAGKSTEEYSGLSSFVDPQVELSSTSSTNSVPDFFMGDQSNIQASVYGRIRNVNDVIQGISGSTLSEEQKNELLGQVYFFRAWCYYNLFKWYGGVPLVKETQDPLESSVTPRATSKETYEFILDDLNKAADMLAAKTENGSGWSEKGRVTTGTALALKGRLMLLWCSPLFNRTNDENRWKTAYETMKADLERINKCGYHLYTDNDNKNGSTFAKMFTDGGNNPEAVFVTLYNNVTGDGLDNQKNNNWERQIRPANTGGSGKNASQMLINMFPMSDGKLPESCDTYTKLARSEKTLDSETPFLNRDKRFYRTFAFPGFRWAYSGNASERDANNPSDGANYVLWNYVWYTSMNDAGNPESGDSYGADNLLKSRQGVYVRKKSDDLDVNSSPLYKYVAQDTKGAAPFYSAAPLIELRYAEVLLNLAEVAAGAGHLDEAVKYVKQIRERAGYSAANSEDDGITPAAYNDQATCISQILYERQIEFAYEGKRFDDLRRWMLFDGGTGKVEGAPSTWTLTGWGGNTCTWLGFKALNGQRRENIQYRVADKYGVGGTTFNSDPLLKAGTERPKGVDLREDDLNTQLENLSTWYKNNLKMKVQKGDGYDSNKNYLYMNFRPKYYFLGFTSGASIANKALPQTIGWGDYNNGGANGTFDPLAE, from the coding sequence ATGAAAACGACAATAAAATTATTCAGTCTTGGTCTGGTTTCAGCCTTGGCTTTCAGCTCTTGTAGTGACAGCTTCCTGGAGGAAAAGAAGAACTATGACAATGTAAATAAAGACATCTACAACTATTATGAAGGATGTAATGGTCGTCTAAACGATATCTACAGTTGGTGTTTGCCAACAACCAACGATTTGACCTGGAAGTATCCTTCTATGGGTAATGCGGATGAGGCTGGTAAGTCTACTGAGGAATACAGTGGTCTCAGCTCTTTTGTAGACCCACAGGTTGAGCTGAGCTCTACCAGTTCCACAAATTCGGTTCCTGATTTCTTCATGGGCGACCAGTCTAATATCCAGGCATCTGTATATGGTAGAATCCGTAATGTCAATGATGTAATCCAGGGTATCAGCGGCAGCACTCTTTCTGAGGAACAGAAGAATGAATTGCTCGGTCAGGTATATTTCTTCCGTGCATGGTGCTATTACAACTTGTTCAAGTGGTATGGCGGTGTGCCTCTGGTTAAGGAAACACAAGATCCTTTAGAAAGTTCTGTTACTCCTCGTGCTACATCTAAGGAGACTTACGAGTTTATTCTTGATGATTTGAATAAGGCTGCTGATATGTTGGCTGCCAAGACAGAGAATGGCTCGGGATGGTCGGAGAAAGGCCGTGTAACTACTGGTACAGCCTTGGCTTTGAAGGGTCGTTTGATGCTTTTGTGGTGTAGCCCTCTCTTCAATCGTACTAACGATGAAAACCGTTGGAAGACTGCTTATGAAACCATGAAGGCTGATTTGGAGCGTATCAACAAGTGTGGTTATCACTTGTATACAGACAATGACAATAAGAATGGTTCTACCTTTGCCAAGATGTTTACCGATGGCGGTAATAATCCAGAGGCTGTGTTCGTTACCTTATACAATAATGTAACAGGTGATGGTCTCGATAATCAGAAGAACAACAACTGGGAGCGTCAGATTCGTCCAGCTAATACAGGTGGTAGCGGTAAGAATGCTTCTCAGATGCTGATTAATATGTTCCCAATGTCAGATGGTAAACTTCCTGAGAGTTGCGATACTTATACTAAGTTGGCTCGTTCTGAGAAGACTTTGGATAGCGAGACTCCATTCCTGAATCGTGACAAGCGCTTCTATCGTACATTCGCTTTTCCTGGCTTCCGTTGGGCTTACAGTGGTAATGCGTCAGAGCGCGATGCGAACAACCCTTCTGATGGTGCCAACTATGTACTTTGGAACTATGTATGGTATACCAGCATGAATGATGCCGGCAACCCTGAGAGTGGTGATTCTTATGGTGCAGACAACCTGTTGAAGAGCCGTCAGGGTGTATATGTACGCAAGAAGAGTGATGATTTGGATGTCAATTCTTCTCCTCTTTATAAGTACGTAGCTCAAGATACCAAGGGTGCAGCTCCATTCTATTCTGCTGCTCCGTTGATTGAACTCCGTTATGCTGAGGTTCTCCTGAACCTTGCTGAGGTTGCAGCAGGTGCTGGTCATCTGGATGAGGCTGTAAAATATGTTAAGCAGATTCGTGAGCGTGCTGGTTATTCAGCTGCAAATTCTGAGGATGATGGTATCACACCTGCAGCTTACAATGATCAGGCTACCTGTATCTCTCAGATTCTCTATGAGCGTCAGATTGAGTTTGCTTACGAGGGTAAGCGTTTCGATGACCTCCGCCGTTGGATGCTCTTCGATGGTGGTACTGGCAAGGTAGAGGGTGCTCCTTCTACATGGACTTTGACTGGTTGGGGTGGCAATACCTGTACATGGCTTGGCTTCAAGGCTTTGAACGGTCAGCGTCGTGAAAATATCCAGTATCGTGTTGCTGATAAGTATGGCGTAGGTGGTACAACTTTCAATTCTGACCCATTGTTGAAAGCTGGTACTGAGCGTCCTAAGGGTGTTGATCTCCGTGAGGATGATTTGAATACTCAGCTCGAGAACTTGTCTACATGGTATAAGAACAACTTGAAGATGAAGGTACAGAAGGGTGACGGTTACGATTCTAACAAGAATTACCTCTACATGAACTTCCGTCCTAAGTATTACTTCTTAGGCTTCACTTCCGGTGCATCTATCGCCAACAAGGCTTTGCCTCAGACCATCGGTTGGGGTGATTACAACAATGGTGGTGCCAATGGTACCTTCGACCCATTGGCTGAGTAA